A portion of the Magnolia sinica isolate HGM2019 chromosome 17, MsV1, whole genome shotgun sequence genome contains these proteins:
- the LOC131231029 gene encoding probable galacturonosyltransferase-like 4 has translation MASWSLSSTQLLGLLSFFLLLLLLLDHPTGPTAVSASIHVGIIRKPAPYFPVFREAPAYRNGEECSPPGTDCIHIAMTLDVNYLRGTMAAVLSILKHTSCPENVAFHFLSARFEPQLFSSIKSTFPYLNFKVYRFNSNLVRDKISKSIRMALDQPLNYARIYLAGIIPPDVGRIVYLDSDIVVVDDIRRLWEVELDGRVLAAPEYCLANFTEYFTDTFWSDPFLAGTFEGRKPCYFNTGVMVMDVEKWREGGYTKKVEDWMAVQKQKRIYQLGSLPPFLLVLAGNIKAVDHRWNQHGLGGDNLEGRCRKLHPGPISLLHWSGKGKPWLRLDSRKPCPVDHLWEPYDLYHWLTPMLEE, from the coding sequence ATGGCCTCTTGGAGCCTTTCCTCTACTCAACTCCTTGGCCTCCTGTCCtttttcctcctcctcctcctcctcctggaCCACCCAACGGGTCCCACCGCAGTCTCAGCCAGCATCCATGTCGGCATCATCCGTAAACCAGCCCCCTACTTCCCTGTCTTCCGCGAAGCCCCTGCATACCGCAACGGCGAAGAGTGCAGCCCGCCTGGCACCGACTGCATCCATATCGCCATGACCCTTGATGTGAATTACCTCCGCGGGACCATGGCGGCCGTCCTATCCATCCTAAAGCACACGTCATGCCCCGAGAATGTTGCATTTCACTTCCTCTCAGCACGGTTCGAGCCCCAGCTCTTCTCAAGCATCAAGTCCACCTTCCCCTACCTCAATTTCAAGGTGTACCGCTTCAATTCCAACCTCGTCCGCGACAAGATCTCCAAGTCCATCCGCATGGCACTAGACCAGCCCCTGAATTACGCGCGCATCTACCTTGCCGGTATCATCCCTCCAGATGTGGGCCGCATCGTCTACCTCGACTCGGACATCGTGGTAGTGGACGACATCCGTCGGCTATGGGAGGTGGAGCTGGATGGAAGGGTTCTGGCTGCACCCGAGTATTGCCTTGCAAATTTCACAGAGTACTTTACAGATACATTTTGGTCAGACCCATTTTTGGCGGGAACATTTGAAGGTAGGAAGCCATGCTATTTCAATACAGGTGTGATGGTGATGGATGTAGAGAAATGGAGAGAAGGGGGTTATACAAAAAAGGTGGAGGATTGGATGGCAGTGCAAAAGCAAAAGAGGATATACCAGCTGGGCTCATTGCCTCCTTTCTTGCTTGTTTTGGCTGGGAATATCAAAGCAGTGGACCATAGATGGAACCAACATGGTTTAGGTGGTGACAACCTTGAAGGGAGATGTAGGAAGCTCCACCCTGGCCCAATCAGCCTCCTTCATTGGAGTGGGAAAGGGAAGccatggttgagattggattctAGGAAGCCTTGTCCTGTGGACCACCTGTGGGAGCCTTACGATCTCTACCATTGGTTGACACCCATGTTAGAAGAATGA